In Astatotilapia calliptera chromosome 20, fAstCal1.2, whole genome shotgun sequence, one genomic interval encodes:
- the tpd52l2b gene encoding tpd52 like 2b isoform X7 produces MDPASQDINLNSPNKALGVDRTDSLSDVPVEGAMGNPANPPPPGLTEEEAEELRTELTKVEEEINTLRQVLCAKERHAAELKRKLGLNPLNELRQNLTRSWQDVQTSNAYVRTAETLGEWNERVTRSDLYLSASATLDDITHSDAYKKTQETLSQAGQKTTAALSTMSTALSKKIGDMRNSPTFKSFEDKMGNLKYKVVGQRGNGDAVSSPTDTTPTQENPSF; encoded by the exons ATGGACCCCGCCAGCCAAG atATCAACCTGAACTCTCCTAACAAAGCTCTCGGCGTGGATCGCACAGACAGTCTGTCCGACGTGCCCGTGGAGGGCGCTATGGGGAACCCAGCCAACCCTCCTCCACCTGGCCTGacggaggaggaggcggaggagcTCCGCACCGAGCTCACCAAG gtggaggaggagatcAACACCCTGCGGCAGGTTTTGTGCGCAAAAGAGAGACACGCCgcagagctgaagaggaaaCTCGGCCTCAACCCGCTCAACGAACTCAGGCAGAACCTCACGAGGAGCTGGCAGGACGTGCAGACCTCCAACGC ctaCGTGAGAACGGCTGAGACGCTGGGCGAGTGGAACGAGCGGGTGACCCGTTCAGATCT ATATCTGTCTGCCTCGGCCACTTTGGATGACATTACCCACTCCGACGC GTACAAGAAGACTCAGGAGACGCTTTCCCAGGCCGGACAGAAGACGACCGCGGCTCTGAGTACAATGAGCACGGCCCTCAGCAAGAAGATCGGCGACATGAG AAACTCTCCAACCTTCAAGTCCTTTGAGGATAAAATGGGGAACCTGAAG tATAAGGTCGTCGGTCAGAGAGGAAATGGAGACGCCGTCAGCTCCCCCACCGACACCACCCCCACTCAGGAGAACCCATCTTTCTGA
- the tpd52l2b gene encoding tpd52 like 2b isoform X11 yields MDPASQDINLNSPNKALGVDRTDSLSDVPVEGAMGNPANPPPPGLTEEEAEELRTELTKVEEEINTLRQVLCAKERHAAELKRKLGLNPLNELRQNLTRSWQDVQTSNAYKKTQETLSQAGQKTTAALSTMSTALSKKIGDMSSNYSIRHSISMPAMRNSPTFKSFEDKMGNLKYKVVGQRGNGDAVSSPTDTTPTQENPSF; encoded by the exons ATGGACCCCGCCAGCCAAG atATCAACCTGAACTCTCCTAACAAAGCTCTCGGCGTGGATCGCACAGACAGTCTGTCCGACGTGCCCGTGGAGGGCGCTATGGGGAACCCAGCCAACCCTCCTCCACCTGGCCTGacggaggaggaggcggaggagcTCCGCACCGAGCTCACCAAG gtggaggaggagatcAACACCCTGCGGCAGGTTTTGTGCGCAAAAGAGAGACACGCCgcagagctgaagaggaaaCTCGGCCTCAACCCGCTCAACGAACTCAGGCAGAACCTCACGAGGAGCTGGCAGGACGTGCAGACCTCCAACGC GTACAAGAAGACTCAGGAGACGCTTTCCCAGGCCGGACAGAAGACGACCGCGGCTCTGAGTACAATGAGCACGGCCCTCAGCAAGAAGATCGGCGACATGAG TAGCAACTATTCCATTCGCCACTCGATAAGTATGCCCGCCATGAG AAACTCTCCAACCTTCAAGTCCTTTGAGGATAAAATGGGGAACCTGAAG tATAAGGTCGTCGGTCAGAGAGGAAATGGAGACGCCGTCAGCTCCCCCACCGACACCACCCCCACTCAGGAGAACCCATCTTTCTGA
- the tpd52l2b gene encoding tpd52 like 2b isoform X12, with product MDPASQDINLNSPNKALGVDRTDSLSDVPVEGAMGNPANPPPPGLTEEEAEELRTELTKVEEEINTLRQVLCAKERHAAELKRKLGLNPLNELRQNLTRSWQDVQTSNAYKKTQETLSQAGQKTTAALSTMSTALSKKIGDMSNYSIRHSISMPAMRNSPTFKSFEDKMGNLKYKVVGQRGNGDAVSSPTDTTPTQENPSF from the exons ATGGACCCCGCCAGCCAAG atATCAACCTGAACTCTCCTAACAAAGCTCTCGGCGTGGATCGCACAGACAGTCTGTCCGACGTGCCCGTGGAGGGCGCTATGGGGAACCCAGCCAACCCTCCTCCACCTGGCCTGacggaggaggaggcggaggagcTCCGCACCGAGCTCACCAAG gtggaggaggagatcAACACCCTGCGGCAGGTTTTGTGCGCAAAAGAGAGACACGCCgcagagctgaagaggaaaCTCGGCCTCAACCCGCTCAACGAACTCAGGCAGAACCTCACGAGGAGCTGGCAGGACGTGCAGACCTCCAACGC GTACAAGAAGACTCAGGAGACGCTTTCCCAGGCCGGACAGAAGACGACCGCGGCTCTGAGTACAATGAGCACGGCCCTCAGCAAGAAGATCGGCGACATGAG CAACTATTCCATTCGCCACTCGATAAGTATGCCCGCCATGAG AAACTCTCCAACCTTCAAGTCCTTTGAGGATAAAATGGGGAACCTGAAG tATAAGGTCGTCGGTCAGAGAGGAAATGGAGACGCCGTCAGCTCCCCCACCGACACCACCCCCACTCAGGAGAACCCATCTTTCTGA
- the tpd52l2b gene encoding tpd52 like 2b isoform X5: MDPASQDINLNSPNKALGVDRTDSLSDVPVEGAMGNPANPPPPGLTEEEAEELRTELTKVEEEINTLRQVLCAKERHAAELKRKLGLNPLNELRQNLTRSWQDVQTSNAYLSASATLDDITHSDAYKKTQETLSQAGQKTTAALSTMSTALSKKIGDMRALPFSNSFSSNYSIRHSISMPAMRNSPTFKSFEDKMGNLKYKVVGQRGNGDAVSSPTDTTPTQENPSF, from the exons ATGGACCCCGCCAGCCAAG atATCAACCTGAACTCTCCTAACAAAGCTCTCGGCGTGGATCGCACAGACAGTCTGTCCGACGTGCCCGTGGAGGGCGCTATGGGGAACCCAGCCAACCCTCCTCCACCTGGCCTGacggaggaggaggcggaggagcTCCGCACCGAGCTCACCAAG gtggaggaggagatcAACACCCTGCGGCAGGTTTTGTGCGCAAAAGAGAGACACGCCgcagagctgaagaggaaaCTCGGCCTCAACCCGCTCAACGAACTCAGGCAGAACCTCACGAGGAGCTGGCAGGACGTGCAGACCTCCAACGC ATATCTGTCTGCCTCGGCCACTTTGGATGACATTACCCACTCCGACGC GTACAAGAAGACTCAGGAGACGCTTTCCCAGGCCGGACAGAAGACGACCGCGGCTCTGAGTACAATGAGCACGGCCCTCAGCAAGAAGATCGGCGACATGAG AGCTCTGCCGTTCTCTAACTCCTTTAG TAGCAACTATTCCATTCGCCACTCGATAAGTATGCCCGCCATGAG AAACTCTCCAACCTTCAAGTCCTTTGAGGATAAAATGGGGAACCTGAAG tATAAGGTCGTCGGTCAGAGAGGAAATGGAGACGCCGTCAGCTCCCCCACCGACACCACCCCCACTCAGGAGAACCCATCTTTCTGA
- the tpd52l2b gene encoding tpd52 like 2b isoform X1 → MDPASQDINLNSPNKALGVDRTDSLSDVPVEGAMGNPANPPPPGLTEEEAEELRTELTKVEEEINTLRQVLCAKERHAAELKRKLGLNPLNELRQNLTRSWQDVQTSNAYVRTAETLGEWNERVTRSDLYLSASATLDDITHSDAYKKTQETLSQAGQKTTAALSTMSTALSKKIGDMRALPFSNSFSSNYSIRHSISMPAMRNSPTFKSFEDKMGNLKYKVVGQRGNGDAVSSPTDTTPTQENPSF, encoded by the exons ATGGACCCCGCCAGCCAAG atATCAACCTGAACTCTCCTAACAAAGCTCTCGGCGTGGATCGCACAGACAGTCTGTCCGACGTGCCCGTGGAGGGCGCTATGGGGAACCCAGCCAACCCTCCTCCACCTGGCCTGacggaggaggaggcggaggagcTCCGCACCGAGCTCACCAAG gtggaggaggagatcAACACCCTGCGGCAGGTTTTGTGCGCAAAAGAGAGACACGCCgcagagctgaagaggaaaCTCGGCCTCAACCCGCTCAACGAACTCAGGCAGAACCTCACGAGGAGCTGGCAGGACGTGCAGACCTCCAACGC ctaCGTGAGAACGGCTGAGACGCTGGGCGAGTGGAACGAGCGGGTGACCCGTTCAGATCT ATATCTGTCTGCCTCGGCCACTTTGGATGACATTACCCACTCCGACGC GTACAAGAAGACTCAGGAGACGCTTTCCCAGGCCGGACAGAAGACGACCGCGGCTCTGAGTACAATGAGCACGGCCCTCAGCAAGAAGATCGGCGACATGAG AGCTCTGCCGTTCTCTAACTCCTTTAG TAGCAACTATTCCATTCGCCACTCGATAAGTATGCCCGCCATGAG AAACTCTCCAACCTTCAAGTCCTTTGAGGATAAAATGGGGAACCTGAAG tATAAGGTCGTCGGTCAGAGAGGAAATGGAGACGCCGTCAGCTCCCCCACCGACACCACCCCCACTCAGGAGAACCCATCTTTCTGA
- the tpd52l2b gene encoding tpd52 like 2b isoform X10 codes for MDPASQDINLNSPNKALGVDRTDSLSDVPVEGAMGNPANPPPPGLTEEEAEELRTELTKVEEEINTLRQVLCAKERHAAELKRKLGLNPLNELRQNLTRSWQDVQTSNAYLSASATLDDITHSDAYKKTQETLSQAGQKTTAALSTMSTALSKKIGDMRNSPTFKSFEDKMGNLKYKVVGQRGNGDAVSSPTDTTPTQENPSF; via the exons ATGGACCCCGCCAGCCAAG atATCAACCTGAACTCTCCTAACAAAGCTCTCGGCGTGGATCGCACAGACAGTCTGTCCGACGTGCCCGTGGAGGGCGCTATGGGGAACCCAGCCAACCCTCCTCCACCTGGCCTGacggaggaggaggcggaggagcTCCGCACCGAGCTCACCAAG gtggaggaggagatcAACACCCTGCGGCAGGTTTTGTGCGCAAAAGAGAGACACGCCgcagagctgaagaggaaaCTCGGCCTCAACCCGCTCAACGAACTCAGGCAGAACCTCACGAGGAGCTGGCAGGACGTGCAGACCTCCAACGC ATATCTGTCTGCCTCGGCCACTTTGGATGACATTACCCACTCCGACGC GTACAAGAAGACTCAGGAGACGCTTTCCCAGGCCGGACAGAAGACGACCGCGGCTCTGAGTACAATGAGCACGGCCCTCAGCAAGAAGATCGGCGACATGAG AAACTCTCCAACCTTCAAGTCCTTTGAGGATAAAATGGGGAACCTGAAG tATAAGGTCGTCGGTCAGAGAGGAAATGGAGACGCCGTCAGCTCCCCCACCGACACCACCCCCACTCAGGAGAACCCATCTTTCTGA
- the tpd52l2b gene encoding tpd52 like 2b isoform X2, whose amino-acid sequence MDPASQDINLNSPNKALGVDRTDSLSDVPVEGAMGNPANPPPPGLTEEEAEELRTELTKVEEEINTLRQVLCAKERHAAELKRKLGLNPLNELRQNLTRSWQDVQTSNAYVRTAETLGEWNERVTRSDLYLSASATLDDITHSDAYKKTQETLSQAGQKTTAALSTMSTALSKKIGDMRALPFSNSFSNYSIRHSISMPAMRNSPTFKSFEDKMGNLKYKVVGQRGNGDAVSSPTDTTPTQENPSF is encoded by the exons ATGGACCCCGCCAGCCAAG atATCAACCTGAACTCTCCTAACAAAGCTCTCGGCGTGGATCGCACAGACAGTCTGTCCGACGTGCCCGTGGAGGGCGCTATGGGGAACCCAGCCAACCCTCCTCCACCTGGCCTGacggaggaggaggcggaggagcTCCGCACCGAGCTCACCAAG gtggaggaggagatcAACACCCTGCGGCAGGTTTTGTGCGCAAAAGAGAGACACGCCgcagagctgaagaggaaaCTCGGCCTCAACCCGCTCAACGAACTCAGGCAGAACCTCACGAGGAGCTGGCAGGACGTGCAGACCTCCAACGC ctaCGTGAGAACGGCTGAGACGCTGGGCGAGTGGAACGAGCGGGTGACCCGTTCAGATCT ATATCTGTCTGCCTCGGCCACTTTGGATGACATTACCCACTCCGACGC GTACAAGAAGACTCAGGAGACGCTTTCCCAGGCCGGACAGAAGACGACCGCGGCTCTGAGTACAATGAGCACGGCCCTCAGCAAGAAGATCGGCGACATGAG AGCTCTGCCGTTCTCTAACTCCTTTAG CAACTATTCCATTCGCCACTCGATAAGTATGCCCGCCATGAG AAACTCTCCAACCTTCAAGTCCTTTGAGGATAAAATGGGGAACCTGAAG tATAAGGTCGTCGGTCAGAGAGGAAATGGAGACGCCGTCAGCTCCCCCACCGACACCACCCCCACTCAGGAGAACCCATCTTTCTGA
- the tpd52l2b gene encoding tpd52 like 2b isoform X3: MDPASQDINLNSPNKALGVDRTDSLSDVPVEGAMGNPANPPPPGLTEEEAEELRTELTKVEEEINTLRQVLCAKERHAAELKRKLGLNPLNELRQNLTRSWQDVQTSNAYVRTAETLGEWNERVTRSDLYLSASATLDDITHSDAYKKTQETLSQAGQKTTAALSTMSTALSKKIGDMSSNYSIRHSISMPAMRNSPTFKSFEDKMGNLKYKVVGQRGNGDAVSSPTDTTPTQENPSF; this comes from the exons ATGGACCCCGCCAGCCAAG atATCAACCTGAACTCTCCTAACAAAGCTCTCGGCGTGGATCGCACAGACAGTCTGTCCGACGTGCCCGTGGAGGGCGCTATGGGGAACCCAGCCAACCCTCCTCCACCTGGCCTGacggaggaggaggcggaggagcTCCGCACCGAGCTCACCAAG gtggaggaggagatcAACACCCTGCGGCAGGTTTTGTGCGCAAAAGAGAGACACGCCgcagagctgaagaggaaaCTCGGCCTCAACCCGCTCAACGAACTCAGGCAGAACCTCACGAGGAGCTGGCAGGACGTGCAGACCTCCAACGC ctaCGTGAGAACGGCTGAGACGCTGGGCGAGTGGAACGAGCGGGTGACCCGTTCAGATCT ATATCTGTCTGCCTCGGCCACTTTGGATGACATTACCCACTCCGACGC GTACAAGAAGACTCAGGAGACGCTTTCCCAGGCCGGACAGAAGACGACCGCGGCTCTGAGTACAATGAGCACGGCCCTCAGCAAGAAGATCGGCGACATGAG TAGCAACTATTCCATTCGCCACTCGATAAGTATGCCCGCCATGAG AAACTCTCCAACCTTCAAGTCCTTTGAGGATAAAATGGGGAACCTGAAG tATAAGGTCGTCGGTCAGAGAGGAAATGGAGACGCCGTCAGCTCCCCCACCGACACCACCCCCACTCAGGAGAACCCATCTTTCTGA
- the tpd52l2b gene encoding tpd52 like 2b isoform X6: protein MDPASQDINLNSPNKALGVDRTDSLSDVPVEGAMGNPANPPPPGLTEEEAEELRTELTKVEEEINTLRQVLCAKERHAAELKRKLGLNPLNELRQNLTRSWQDVQTSNAYLSASATLDDITHSDAYKKTQETLSQAGQKTTAALSTMSTALSKKIGDMRALPFSNSFSNYSIRHSISMPAMRNSPTFKSFEDKMGNLKYKVVGQRGNGDAVSSPTDTTPTQENPSF from the exons ATGGACCCCGCCAGCCAAG atATCAACCTGAACTCTCCTAACAAAGCTCTCGGCGTGGATCGCACAGACAGTCTGTCCGACGTGCCCGTGGAGGGCGCTATGGGGAACCCAGCCAACCCTCCTCCACCTGGCCTGacggaggaggaggcggaggagcTCCGCACCGAGCTCACCAAG gtggaggaggagatcAACACCCTGCGGCAGGTTTTGTGCGCAAAAGAGAGACACGCCgcagagctgaagaggaaaCTCGGCCTCAACCCGCTCAACGAACTCAGGCAGAACCTCACGAGGAGCTGGCAGGACGTGCAGACCTCCAACGC ATATCTGTCTGCCTCGGCCACTTTGGATGACATTACCCACTCCGACGC GTACAAGAAGACTCAGGAGACGCTTTCCCAGGCCGGACAGAAGACGACCGCGGCTCTGAGTACAATGAGCACGGCCCTCAGCAAGAAGATCGGCGACATGAG AGCTCTGCCGTTCTCTAACTCCTTTAG CAACTATTCCATTCGCCACTCGATAAGTATGCCCGCCATGAG AAACTCTCCAACCTTCAAGTCCTTTGAGGATAAAATGGGGAACCTGAAG tATAAGGTCGTCGGTCAGAGAGGAAATGGAGACGCCGTCAGCTCCCCCACCGACACCACCCCCACTCAGGAGAACCCATCTTTCTGA
- the tpd52l2b gene encoding tpd52 like 2b isoform X8, with protein sequence MDPASQDINLNSPNKALGVDRTDSLSDVPVEGAMGNPANPPPPGLTEEEAEELRTELTKVEEEINTLRQVLCAKERHAAELKRKLGLNPLNELRQNLTRSWQDVQTSNAYKKTQETLSQAGQKTTAALSTMSTALSKKIGDMRALPFSNSFSSNYSIRHSISMPAMRNSPTFKSFEDKMGNLKYKVVGQRGNGDAVSSPTDTTPTQENPSF encoded by the exons ATGGACCCCGCCAGCCAAG atATCAACCTGAACTCTCCTAACAAAGCTCTCGGCGTGGATCGCACAGACAGTCTGTCCGACGTGCCCGTGGAGGGCGCTATGGGGAACCCAGCCAACCCTCCTCCACCTGGCCTGacggaggaggaggcggaggagcTCCGCACCGAGCTCACCAAG gtggaggaggagatcAACACCCTGCGGCAGGTTTTGTGCGCAAAAGAGAGACACGCCgcagagctgaagaggaaaCTCGGCCTCAACCCGCTCAACGAACTCAGGCAGAACCTCACGAGGAGCTGGCAGGACGTGCAGACCTCCAACGC GTACAAGAAGACTCAGGAGACGCTTTCCCAGGCCGGACAGAAGACGACCGCGGCTCTGAGTACAATGAGCACGGCCCTCAGCAAGAAGATCGGCGACATGAG AGCTCTGCCGTTCTCTAACTCCTTTAG TAGCAACTATTCCATTCGCCACTCGATAAGTATGCCCGCCATGAG AAACTCTCCAACCTTCAAGTCCTTTGAGGATAAAATGGGGAACCTGAAG tATAAGGTCGTCGGTCAGAGAGGAAATGGAGACGCCGTCAGCTCCCCCACCGACACCACCCCCACTCAGGAGAACCCATCTTTCTGA
- the tpd52l2b gene encoding tpd52 like 2b isoform X9, whose protein sequence is MDPASQDINLNSPNKALGVDRTDSLSDVPVEGAMGNPANPPPPGLTEEEAEELRTELTKVEEEINTLRQVLCAKERHAAELKRKLGLNPLNELRQNLTRSWQDVQTSNAYKKTQETLSQAGQKTTAALSTMSTALSKKIGDMRALPFSNSFSNYSIRHSISMPAMRNSPTFKSFEDKMGNLKYKVVGQRGNGDAVSSPTDTTPTQENPSF, encoded by the exons ATGGACCCCGCCAGCCAAG atATCAACCTGAACTCTCCTAACAAAGCTCTCGGCGTGGATCGCACAGACAGTCTGTCCGACGTGCCCGTGGAGGGCGCTATGGGGAACCCAGCCAACCCTCCTCCACCTGGCCTGacggaggaggaggcggaggagcTCCGCACCGAGCTCACCAAG gtggaggaggagatcAACACCCTGCGGCAGGTTTTGTGCGCAAAAGAGAGACACGCCgcagagctgaagaggaaaCTCGGCCTCAACCCGCTCAACGAACTCAGGCAGAACCTCACGAGGAGCTGGCAGGACGTGCAGACCTCCAACGC GTACAAGAAGACTCAGGAGACGCTTTCCCAGGCCGGACAGAAGACGACCGCGGCTCTGAGTACAATGAGCACGGCCCTCAGCAAGAAGATCGGCGACATGAG AGCTCTGCCGTTCTCTAACTCCTTTAG CAACTATTCCATTCGCCACTCGATAAGTATGCCCGCCATGAG AAACTCTCCAACCTTCAAGTCCTTTGAGGATAAAATGGGGAACCTGAAG tATAAGGTCGTCGGTCAGAGAGGAAATGGAGACGCCGTCAGCTCCCCCACCGACACCACCCCCACTCAGGAGAACCCATCTTTCTGA
- the tpd52l2b gene encoding tpd52 like 2b isoform X4 translates to MDPASQDINLNSPNKALGVDRTDSLSDVPVEGAMGNPANPPPPGLTEEEAEELRTELTKVEEEINTLRQVLCAKERHAAELKRKLGLNPLNELRQNLTRSWQDVQTSNAYVRTAETLGEWNERVTRSDLYLSASATLDDITHSDAYKKTQETLSQAGQKTTAALSTMSTALSKKIGDMSNYSIRHSISMPAMRNSPTFKSFEDKMGNLKYKVVGQRGNGDAVSSPTDTTPTQENPSF, encoded by the exons ATGGACCCCGCCAGCCAAG atATCAACCTGAACTCTCCTAACAAAGCTCTCGGCGTGGATCGCACAGACAGTCTGTCCGACGTGCCCGTGGAGGGCGCTATGGGGAACCCAGCCAACCCTCCTCCACCTGGCCTGacggaggaggaggcggaggagcTCCGCACCGAGCTCACCAAG gtggaggaggagatcAACACCCTGCGGCAGGTTTTGTGCGCAAAAGAGAGACACGCCgcagagctgaagaggaaaCTCGGCCTCAACCCGCTCAACGAACTCAGGCAGAACCTCACGAGGAGCTGGCAGGACGTGCAGACCTCCAACGC ctaCGTGAGAACGGCTGAGACGCTGGGCGAGTGGAACGAGCGGGTGACCCGTTCAGATCT ATATCTGTCTGCCTCGGCCACTTTGGATGACATTACCCACTCCGACGC GTACAAGAAGACTCAGGAGACGCTTTCCCAGGCCGGACAGAAGACGACCGCGGCTCTGAGTACAATGAGCACGGCCCTCAGCAAGAAGATCGGCGACATGAG CAACTATTCCATTCGCCACTCGATAAGTATGCCCGCCATGAG AAACTCTCCAACCTTCAAGTCCTTTGAGGATAAAATGGGGAACCTGAAG tATAAGGTCGTCGGTCAGAGAGGAAATGGAGACGCCGTCAGCTCCCCCACCGACACCACCCCCACTCAGGAGAACCCATCTTTCTGA
- the tpd52l2b gene encoding tpd52 like 2b isoform X13 — MDPASQDINLNSPNKALGVDRTDSLSDVPVEGAMGNPANPPPPGLTEEEAEELRTELTKVEEEINTLRQVLCAKERHAAELKRKLGLNPLNELRQNLTRSWQDVQTSNAYKKTQETLSQAGQKTTAALSTMSTALSKKIGDMRNSPTFKSFEDKMGNLKYKVVGQRGNGDAVSSPTDTTPTQENPSF, encoded by the exons ATGGACCCCGCCAGCCAAG atATCAACCTGAACTCTCCTAACAAAGCTCTCGGCGTGGATCGCACAGACAGTCTGTCCGACGTGCCCGTGGAGGGCGCTATGGGGAACCCAGCCAACCCTCCTCCACCTGGCCTGacggaggaggaggcggaggagcTCCGCACCGAGCTCACCAAG gtggaggaggagatcAACACCCTGCGGCAGGTTTTGTGCGCAAAAGAGAGACACGCCgcagagctgaagaggaaaCTCGGCCTCAACCCGCTCAACGAACTCAGGCAGAACCTCACGAGGAGCTGGCAGGACGTGCAGACCTCCAACGC GTACAAGAAGACTCAGGAGACGCTTTCCCAGGCCGGACAGAAGACGACCGCGGCTCTGAGTACAATGAGCACGGCCCTCAGCAAGAAGATCGGCGACATGAG AAACTCTCCAACCTTCAAGTCCTTTGAGGATAAAATGGGGAACCTGAAG tATAAGGTCGTCGGTCAGAGAGGAAATGGAGACGCCGTCAGCTCCCCCACCGACACCACCCCCACTCAGGAGAACCCATCTTTCTGA
- the ppdpfb gene encoding pancreatic progenitor cell differentiation and proliferation factor B — MAAIPAGGSLVATTDYYRRRIGSTSSSSSCGSSEYSGEVIPHHPGLPKQDSGHWWSTFFFGKQPGMTPLTEEAQHKAGISGVVTNGQITCVAREMVMQRQASESSDAGSPVSS, encoded by the exons ATGGCAGCTATCCCAGCAGGAGGGTCTCTCGTGGCGACCACTGATTACTACCGAA GGCGCATCGGCTCTACGTCCAGCAGCAGCTCGTGTGGCAGTTCGGAGTACAGCGGCGAGGTCATCCCTCACCATCCGG GACTGCCCAAGCAGGACTCCGGCCACTGGTGGTCCACTTTCTTCTTCGGGAAGCAGCCGGGGATGACCCCACTGACTGAGGAGGCGCAGCACAA GGCGGGGATATCTGGTGTGGTGACTAACGGTCAGATCACCTGTGTCGCCCGGGAGATGGTGATGCAGCGGCAGGCGAGCGAGAGCAGCGACGCGGGAAGCCCCGTCTCCTCGTGA